The Sparus aurata chromosome 12, fSpaAur1.1, whole genome shotgun sequence sequence CGTCAGTACAAGATTGTTTCTCTCATTGTTTAAATTCTATTTccaatttttaaatttttttttctctttgtttattcatgCAGGAAACGATGGCGATGAACAAAATTAATGTTTTCCACTGGCACATCGTGGACGATCCATCCTTCCCTTACCTGAGCCGAACATTCCCACAGCTCAGCCGGCAGGTCAGTGACACCGCTTACTGGAGTTAAAACGGCACTTCAAAAATAtgtttagaaaaaagaaaaacagttatttctTGCTTTTAATCAGAGAGGGGGGAATAAATCTGTCAATACTTGTAGAAAGATACTGAAATGCTACCCTCAGGAGCTGGTTCACTGTTGTACTCCTGTTCACAGGGAGCTTACCACCCGTACACACATGTGTACACACCCGCTGACGTGAAGATGGTGATCGAGTGGGCCCGTCTGAGAGGCATCCGTGTCATCCCGGAGTTTGACACtccaggacacacacagtcttGGGGCAAAGGTGAGTTTTGCAAAGGTTAAaagatgttttctctttttacaggtgtgtttttaaaaggtggTTGTATTAGCTGACTCTGAATTATGTCgtgttacattaaaaaaaaaaaaatgctctgccaGATCGTCCTTTattaataaacatattaaaggtgtaatattaGGGAAATAGCTGCCTGTCAAATCAGTGCTCCAAACCagtagggggcagcatatcaccagtaACCGCTAGCTGTGCAGTTAACGCTCCTGTGGGTTGCtaggagctagctggttagcatgttaacttcaCTGATTTCTTCATCTTCTGTTGATTTTAGTGGTTAGGTACAAATTTAAACTAATGGATAAAACACATCTAATCGACCTCTTTTCCTCTCAGGCCAGGCGGATCTGCTCACGCCCTGTTACTCTGGCGCCAAACCCTCTGGCACCTTCGGACCGGTGAACCCCATCCTGAACACCACGTACGACTTCATGAAGCTGTTCTTCGGGGAGATCAGCACCGTGTTCCCTGATGCCTACGTCCACTTGGGAGGTGATGAGGTGGACTTCACCTGCTGGTGAGTaatctgtgtttaaaaataatCTCCTTGGCGTCAAAGATCAGACGGCAGATattgattttagttttttctgcCTTGCAGGAAGTCCAACCCGGACATTCAGAAGTTCATGGAACAGCAAGGCTTTGGAGACGACTACAGCAAGCTGGAATCATTCTATATCCAAAAGTGTGTTTCCCATTTCGTTGGTTGGTTTTATTCTTTGTACAAGAAGAGAATCATTTTAAattttctgcttgttttttttttttttttgtggtctgATAGACTCTTGGAAATCGTCACAGCTACCAAGAAGGGCTACATGATCTGGCAGGAGGTCTTCGACAACGGTGTTAAGGTAActaaagagaaattgtgtgtaattctgcagaaaatcaataaaattatATCCATGTTAAAGTTAGTGTAGCTTGCATATGTAAGTCCTACATTCCTATTTAAATCTGAACATTTTATATGTACTTTTATCACCATTTATCGGTCATTTGTGCccaacatgttttgttgtttttcattctgTGTTGTTAAAGGAGTAGTTTGGATGTTTTGGGAAATACgattatttgctttcttgtcaAATGTCGGATGAagagattgataccactctcgtGTCTGAGTGCTAAATATGAAGCGATCACCAGCATCAATCTTACCTGACgggccagatggtttgttacacagaaccatctgggaAGTTCTCTTCGGAAAGGGTTTGGAAAAGGGGCGGGcactttaaaatgatttaaggAACCATCTGTTTgacttcagccaatcagatcaacagtaggtCAGATCAATTAAGTCTGTAAATAATCTTCCGACTTTGGTGTGATCATGTCTTTGTTCAGGCACAACATGGACGTCAAAAATAAGTTGTTTTGCATTCCCCGTGTGTCCAATACttatgctaggctaagctaactggttTCTACTGGTAGCATTATAACTAGCATACAGGTGTGAAactggtatcaatcttctcattcGCCGCTCAGATAAAAagtgaataaacacatttcccaaaatgtcaaaactacTCCTCACAAAACCACCCACTCATGTAGTGTCTGACCTGAGTACAACAGCGTGGTCTGTAACTATTCCAGCTAAAGTCAGACACAGTAGTGCATGTGTGGATCGGCGGCGGGTCTAATGATGAGATGAgcagagtgacagcagcagggtACACCACCATCCTCTCCGCCCCGTGGTACCTAGATTACATTAGCTACGCTCAGGACTGGCAGAAGTACTACAAGGTTGAGCCGCTCAACTTCAACGGTTAGTTTTTCATCAAAATGGCTACTTACGACGAATCAGTACGTTTTGGTGGAGGAAAACCTTGATTTAGGCAAAGAAAATCTGGATTTTGTTCAACAGGCTTACGCTTGAAAACTGCACAGTTGTGACGGAGTCAGACGACATGGGGCCGTGTGGTTGGTGGTTTTTGGAATGTGTCATGGATTGATGTAGTTCACCACAGTGGAGGACCAATCCTGCTTTATTTGAGGCAATGAAACCATAAAGGAAATACtcagaaaatgacaataatGAGTAAACGAAGCCTTGTTTGGGTGAACTGGCTTCAAATCCACCAGCCAGAGGAGAATAACTCAGGTTTGGTCCTTCAGTAAACTGGACCAAGACGAAATTAAGACTGAACCTTTTTTTGAAATCCCAACAATTCCctaaaatgtgtatatatatttttttttccttgagtaatcgattagttgtcagATCTAaataatgtcagaaaatgatgaaaaacatgacGTCACACATTGACATAATTTCTGGCTCGCTGCTAGTTTGGCACATCAAACttaatttagcacagctgctctgtcgttgttgttgttgttgttgttagaggtgctgggtcaggcatgcgtgagctgaccaatcagagcagaccggGCATTCAGGAGGGAGGAGCCTTAATTTCATCATGACAACTAATCGATAAATTGAATATAAGCAGACGTTAAGATTCTTTAAAAGGACTTGACAACGGAAGGCTCAGACATTTTTCGTCTTTGTTCCACTCCACAattctcttctttttatttttattttttttaaatcttgctGACACtgatatatttatgtgtgtgtgctgtgtagCTGAAACCAGACACACTTATCCACGTCTGGAAAGGAAACAAGCAGCAATACCAGAATGAGATGGCAAATGTTACATCATCAGGGTACCAGACCCTGCTGTCCACTCCCTGGTACCTGAACCGTATCTCCTACGGCCAGGACTGGCACGGCCATTACAAGGCCGACCCGCAGGATTTTGAGGGTTCGTCTGCTTGATATATTTTCATggcaaggctttttttttttttttttcctgcccatTGCGACTGGTCATTTGCTTTTTATGCagcattgctttttttttattattattatttacatgcTGGTGTTGGCTCTTTGCCCCGCTCATGTGATTGTTttattgctctgttgttggccTAGTTCAGATTTTATTAGCTGTATTGACTCTTCAACACAGATATGAAATGTAATAGAGATGTTTGTTCCCTCTGTGCAAACATGTGTAAGCCTGTTGAATGAACAGATGGAAAATATTGTAATTTCAATCAAACGTTTGCCGTCATTAATCACTCCAGTTCAGTGGAAGTTTTAGATTCCCTGGACGCTGCTTTGGCTGCCTGATCTCACCAaatattaaatttttttaaaaaacaggaaCTGAAGCTCAGAAGAAGCTCGTGATTGGCGGAGAAGCCTGTTTGTGGGGAGAGTACGTGGACGCCACCAACCTGACACCCAGACTCTGGTACTGTACGGCTCACGCGATGCCTTCATAAACTCATTATCAGCACATTGTGAACCTTAGCACATCATATGACAGAAGACTGATCTTATCATCTTTTCCTCGTCTTCGCTGATCCTCAGGCCTCGTGCCAGCGCTGTGGCCGAGCGGCTGTGGAGCGCCAAAGATGTGACGGACATCAACGACGCCTTCAACAGACTGTCAATGCACCGCTGCCGTATGGTGGAGTAAGTATCTGAAGCGTCTTCATTAGGAGGGGTAACGATACGCTAAATCAGCTGTTCGGTTCAGACCTCAATCTTTGGGGCAAgtgaggactttttttttttttttttaactgaaataGTTTTCCCTCCTGTGTTGATGACTTGAGAACAGTGGGAGGATAATCTAACTTCCTTGATTCTTTATCATCTGTGAAAACAGGTTTTAAAATATCTGCAGACTAAACACAAGATACATCTattgtgtgtgagcaggtgatGTTTTTGGACCACTTGACATTACACATGGAGAAAAAATTTCTCctagatgttttatttaatgttttttcacaagtgggaggaaaaaaaagggaacatatGAAGATTATCCtgccaaacttttttttccgaACCGGTTCTCAATTCATAATCACAGGtgagaaaacaatttagatATCAAGAACACTATGAAGCTAGTATAACTTATAAATATGTAACACttaacttaaaggaacagtccacccaaaattgaaaatgaaaacatgttatcaacctcatgctgatggaaagtcaagcttcgtagtctacaaaacatttctggagctttacgaCAAAAAAGTGTTGCAGCAGTCTCCTAAATgactgaagtggatggggacttgtttcaaaaacaaatgaaaaaaagaccaaaatggcttcatacagggttcgtacacattttttaaggtcaaattcaagcacttttaagggtcatttttaagattttccagcaccttactgctggggtaaaatacgtatctaaaggaatatatatacttgtgatttttttcttcactttttatcacaattatgtacattgttatgctgtaaacatctaaaattatattctataatagcaaaaacttcagaaattaattatcaaGTCTGATCcgaattttgtgaaagacacagagttataatgtcaagcactttcaagcacttaaactaaaatctaagcacttttcagaccttgaaaacacaacattgaaattcaagcactttcaaggatttcaagcacccgtacgaaccc is a genomic window containing:
- the hexb gene encoding beta-hexosaminidase subunit beta isoform X2; its protein translation is MITTVRWTVLLLALGFCRGLKHNYIDDYEVVEVEEDWDLVFQPSEHGSLWPLPQKVQISDVSFKLMSSSFRIVDAKQSSAGPSCSLLQDAYRRYYEYMFGSAKRQQLYKSRRTGPTELTELQVWITSPDSECDGYPSVTSVESYELSVDQPFAVLKAPTVWGALHGLETFSQLVYEDEYGTKSINSTQINDFPRFAHRGILLDTSRHFLPVKVILANLETMAMNKINVFHWHIVDDPSFPYLSRTFPQLSRQGAYHPYTHVYTPADVKMVIEWARLRGIRVIPEFDTPGHTQSWGKGQADLLTPCYSGAKPSGTFGPVNPILNTTYDFMKLFFGEISTVFPDAYVHLGGDEVDFTCWKSNPDIQKFMEQQGFGDDYSKLESFYIQKLLEIVTATKKGYMIWQEVFDNGVKLKSDTVVHVWIGGGSNDEMSRVTAAGYTTILSAPWYLDYISYAQDWQKYYKVEPLNFNGTEAQKKLVIGGEACLWGEYVDATNLTPRLWPRASAVAERLWSAKDVTDINDAFNRLSMHRCRMVDRGIPAEPLFSSFCPREYKGI
- the hexb gene encoding beta-hexosaminidase subunit beta isoform X1: MITTVRWTVLLLALGFCRGLKHNYIDDYEVVEVEEDWDLVFQPSEHGSLWPLPQKVQISDVSFKLMSSSFRIVDAKQSSAGPSCSLLQDAYRRYYEYMFGSAKRQQLYKSRRTGPTELTELQVWITSPDSECDGYPSVTSVESYELSVDQPFAVLKAPTVWGALHGLETFSQLVYEDEYGTKSINSTQINDFPRFAHRGILLDTSRHFLPVKVILANLETMAMNKINVFHWHIVDDPSFPYLSRTFPQLSRQGAYHPYTHVYTPADVKMVIEWARLRGIRVIPEFDTPGHTQSWGKGQADLLTPCYSGAKPSGTFGPVNPILNTTYDFMKLFFGEISTVFPDAYVHLGGDEVDFTCWKSNPDIQKFMEQQGFGDDYSKLESFYIQKLLEIVTATKKGYMIWQEVFDNGVKLKPDTLIHVWKGNKQQYQNEMANVTSSGYQTLLSTPWYLNRISYGQDWHGHYKADPQDFEGTEAQKKLVIGGEACLWGEYVDATNLTPRLWPRASAVAERLWSAKDVTDINDAFNRLSMHRCRMVDRGIPAEPLFSSFCPREYKGI